From Hymenobacter sediminicola:
TCCTGCATCACCTGCACCGCTCCAGCCGAAATATCAACGGCTTTTACCTCAAAGTCGCGGCTCTGCAGTTCCAGCGCATGACAGCCGGCCCCAGCTCCTAAGTCCAGCACGCGGCCGCGGCACTCGTCCAACGCTTGCCGCTCCAGCTCAGGCATTTCCCATAAGCTGCGGAAAAAGTAGGCCGCTGGCAGGGGCTCTTCTTCGGCTACATTGCTATGTACTGTAAGGGAGGCGTCCAGTTGCCCCCGCTGATAATCGAGCAGGGCGTGGCCAAGTGGGTCTGCTGAAGAAAAATTGCTGGCTGGCATACGATAAAAATGCGGGTGAGCCAGCGGTACGCCGGCGCCGCAAGTTACGGCATTGCCGGTAGTCACTCGCCGCCTGCTACCCACCTGAACACGGACTGAGGCAGAACAGGGCCGGCGTATCCTTCTGGCACTGGGTTGCGTTTGGCTAGTATCCAAGCAGAACCTGACGCTACTCTCATGTCTACCAACCTCGACTACCTCAACCCGAACCTTCTACCACTCGAAGATAAAGTCAATGCCTATCTGGCAGCAGAAAAAGATCTGCAAAGAGCTCAGGTGGAAGCAGTAAACCTATCTTCTGAACAGATCCAGGAAGCGGCGGCCGCGCAGCAGTTCGAGCAGCGTTCCGCTACCGGCAGCTTCCCTCAGCACGCGGAGGAAGTGCAGCAAAAGCTTCAGAATCTGCACGAAGATATAACCCGGCTGCGTCAGGAAATCATTCAGCTGTTACCCGTGCGCGACGAATGGGTCAAAGTCAATCTGGGCTACGGCCCCAGCCGCGTCGGCGCGTTTCAGGTGGCCGGTTCTGCCGGAGACTATGAGTTGCGTGTGATTCAGTAAAGCCGACTTTCACGCAACATCAGCAAGTGGACTTCTCAGAGTGCACTTGCGCTGCTCTAGGCGCTTATGAGCCGGCAGCATCAATAAGTGAATACCCCTATCAGGCAACACAGGCCCGATTCGCCAGCTCATAATTGCTGGCGAATCGGGCCTTTTGACGTCCGGCCCCTGCATCCACAGCGCTGTGCCTCCTGTCGGAGCCGTTGCGCAGACCTTAATGACTACAAAAAAATTAAGGCGAACCAACGGCCCGCCTCAATTCCACAACCAAAACACCTAAAAAACTATTCTTTCTTCCACCTCTGTATCAACTATTGAGCCAAAGTACATTCTAGTTCAGCTTGCCACCTTCGTGGCCCGCTTACGCTTACTCAGTACGGTGTATATACATCTGATAAGTCCATAAAATAATAACACATCATTCGTGTACTTAATAATAATTATACGCTATAATTGCCCATATACTATACATAATATTGCACTTTATAAATAAATCCATATCACTCTGACATCTAACAAATAAGAATAACCATAAATCAACTTTTCAATTTCCATTTCTTCTGTATGAAAGCACTTTTTACCTTTTGGCAATCCGGGCATTTCCTGAAGTGGTATTTTCCCTTTGCTGTTCTATTAGGTGGCCTCTTAGGCATAAGTGGCCAAGCGCATGCCCAGTTTCCACGGCTCGAAACCTTCCGCAACTCCACAGCAACCGGCTGGACCATTGGTGGTAGCGCCTACCTCACTGACAACGGCAGTACCGGAGGCGACGCAGCTGGCGAAGGGTATCTACGTCTGACCCAGGCCACTACCTATCAGGCCGGCTATGCCATCGACAACAGCTCCTTTCCGGCGACGCAGGGCTTCAGTATTTCCTTCGAATACTTCGCCTACGGTGGTACCACGCCCGGCGCAGACGGTTTCAGCGTGTTCCTGATTGATGGCAGCACGCAGAACTTTACCATTGGAGCTTCCGGCGGCTCACTTGGCTACGCACAGAAAACAGACATTCCGGGTGTCAGCAACGGCTACATCGGCATCGGAATTGATGAGTGGGGCAACTACTCGAATCCGACGGAAGGCCGCAATGGCGGTATCAACTCCGGTAGCTTGACGCCCGACGCAGTGGCTATCCGGGGTGCGGGCAACGGCGCGGGTACCGACCAGTACCCCTACCTAACCGGCACCCAGTCGTTGCCGTTCAGCCTCGACGTGGCAACACCCCGGGCGCAAAACGGCTCCTCCGACTACCGACGCGCCTTTATTGATGTCATTGCTTCCGGTGGTACCTACCGCATCACCATCCGGATTCAGCATGGCACCGACGTAACGACTACCATCAGCAACTACGTGGTATCGGCGCCGCCCAGCACGTTGCGCGTTGGCTTTAGCGGCGCTACCGGTGGCAGTACCAACATCCATGAAATCCGCAATCTGCAGATTGTGCTGCCACCCGTGGCCGCCAACGACCAAGCCGTTACGCTGCTTGATACCAACGTTTCGTTTGATGTAGTAGGCAACGACCAGGCACCAGGCAGCAGCATCGATGCCGCTTCCGTTGATCTGAACCCCAGTCAATCGGGCATTCAGAATACCTATACTGTGGCTGGAGAGGGCACCTTTAGTGTCAACGCGGTTGGTGTTGTCACCTTCGACCCAACCCCAACATTTGCTGGTGTTGTCCGGATTCCGTACCGCGTCAACTCCATTCTGAATTCGACCTCCAACCTAGCCAACCTCACTGTGCGGGTGGCTACTACCTGCGCCACGCCAGGCAAGGACGGCCCGGGCACGCTGACTGCCAGCTCGATTCTGAACACCTACTTTCCTGGCACGGCCAGCGTAGCTGCTGGTAGCAGCACTGTAACCGTAGGAACTGCTGCCGCCGGCACTACTCCCATTTCGGCGGGTGACCTGGTATTGCTGATGCAGATGCAGGGAGCCACTATCACGACGGCCAATGATGCCTCCTATGGAGCTAACAATGCGACTGGCACTGGTAACTCAACCACCGACTTCACGGCTGGACAATATGAGTATGGTATTGCCGCCGCCGACCTGCCCCTCGCCGGGGGCACACTCCAACTGGTCGGTGGCCTTACGCGCAGCTACCAAAACCTCGACTATGACGACGCAAGCAACCCTACCGGGCAGCGCCGCTTCCAGGTGATTCGGGTGCCGCAATTCTCTGACCTGGATGTAAGCGGCACTGCTTCGGGCACACCCGCTTGGAACGGCAGCACCGGCGGCGTACTGGCCCTGGACGTGGCGGGCCTTACTTCGTTTGCCAGCGGCTCAGTAGTTGACCTAACGGCCAAAGGATTCCGGGGCGGCGGCGGACGCGCCACTAATGGCAGCACTACTGCAATGGGCTCAGACTACCGGCGAGGCAACTCAGGGGCGCATGGTGCCAAAGGAGAAGGCACGGCCGGCACACCGCAGTTTGTATACAACGGCACAGGCATCGTGAATGGCGGCCTTGCGGGGTATCGAAATGGCTTTACGGGCCGGGGTGCGCCAGGCAATGCCGGTGGCGGTGCCGTGGATTTTACTCCTGCTTCTAACTCCGGCAATGCCGGTGGAGCCGGTGGCGGCAACGCCGGTACAGGCGGTTTGGGTGGCTACGGCTTTGGCTCGAGCAATACTGGTGCACAGGCACTGGGCGGTGCGGCAGTTGCGCTGGCCAGCACTACTCGCATTACAATGGGTGGTGGTGGTGGGGCCGGCTCGGCTAATGGCACTGGCTCCGGCAACAGCAACTTTACGGCAGCCAGCGGCGGCCTGGGCGGCGGTATTCTACTTCTCCGAACCGGCACAGTAAGCGGCACAGGCACTCTGCGCGCCAACGGCGGCAACGCACCCGGCACCGCAGCCGATGCAGAAGGGGCTGGGGGCGCTGGGGCGGGTGGTAGCATTGTGGTGCTGGCCAACCTGACTTCTGGCCTGAGCAACCTGACGCTGCAAGCCAACGGCGGAACTGGCGGCAGCGCCAACACGGCAGCGGCCGGCAACTACGGCCCAGGCGGCGGCGGCGGCGGCGGTTTTGTATATACGAATGGTGCTGCTACCACCTCGGTGGCAGGCGGAGCGGCCGGGCGTACTTCCAACGGCAATGTTGTTTTTGGGGCTACCAGTGGCAATGCCGGAACTTCATTTACCACCGCCGGGCGAGGCATACCTTATACCATTGCGGGTGCCGGCGGCTGTCTGCCTGAACTCAACACGACTCTGGCGACCAGCACTCCTACCCTGACTCGTAGCGGCGGCGCGGGCAGCAGTGTAGCTCCTGCCACCTACTCCCTGACTGTATCCAACACGGGGGGCGGCTCGGCTACGGGCGTGGCTGCACGCGTGACATTACCAGCCGGGCTGTTTGGCTACGATGCTTCCGGCCCCACGAGCGTGACCATTTGGCGGGCCGATGGCAGCACGTTCACGCCTACCGGCTACACCACACCGGCTGGCGGTACCAACACGCCCGCTTTCGGCAATATTTTCCTGCCCAGTGACGCTACCCTCCTGATTTCTTTCCGGGCCACGGTAGCGGCCAGTGCGTTGGATGAGGTATTTTACCAAGCCAGTGCCGCCGTCACCTACGCCGACCCTACCCGCGACCAAACGACTGACCTCGTGAGCCCCGGCGCAACCTACACGAGTGGCGGCCCGGTGGAAGGCTCCAACTACGCCAGCGCCAGCAATACCACCGAGGATGTGCGCATTGCCCGTCCGCTGCCTGTAGAGCTAGCCATTTTTGAAGCCAAAGCCTCCGGCACCGACGCCCTGCTAACCTGGGTAACAGCATCCGAAAAAAATAATGCCCGTTTCGAAGTGGAACGCTCCCTCAACGGCACGGCCTTCGAGCGAATTGGCAGTGTGCAGGGCCAGGGCACTACTTCTCGCCGCACTAGCTACCGCTACACCGATGGAGGTGTGGGCAAGCTCGGCTTGCAAGTAGTGTATTACCGCCTCCGGCAAGTAGACAACGACGAAGGTTCGTCGCTGAGCCCGGTGCGGGTGGCATCGTTCAAAGTTGGAAAAGGTGTCGTAAGCCTCTACCCTAACCCGGCTCCAGCTCAGGCAACCTTGGATCTGACTGGCTTACCAACTGGTGTTTATCAGGGTGAAATTCTGGACCTGACAGGCCGTAGCATACTTGCCATGCCTTTGCAGGGCGCTACCACTCAGCAGCTGCAGCTCACCAACCTGCCGGCCGGCACCTACCTGCTCAGCCTACGCGGCCAGGGCCAAAACCTGATGCTACCGCTGGTACACAAACAGTAATAGGGTCCCACGAAAATCAAAAAAGCCTGCCGGATGTTCCGGCAGGCTTTTTTGTTAGCTATTCCTCTACTGCTTCACAATTCTGCTCACCAGCTTGCTGCCGGCTACTTCTACTGTGAGCAAGTAGACTCCAGGCGCTACGCCCGGCAGGCTTATCGTCTGGCGGTTGGCGCCAGTGCGCACTGCCAGTGCCTGGGTAGCTACTGTGCGGCCAAGCAGGTCGGCTACTACCAGCGTGCCACTACCAGCACTACGGGCTTCAAATGTAATTGTGGCCGATTCCTGTACTGGGTTGGGGAATGTGGCGAAGCTTTCCGCTACCAGCGCCGCTGGCTGCGTCGAGAGTACCACACTCAGGTCCCGGGCCCCGCGGAACACCTGCCCCCGGATTTCACCACTCGGATTGGCCGCCGTGTGCAGGTTCACATACACACTGTCGCGGCGGAACTGTAGGGCCCGCCGGGCGGTAAAGGGCCGGGCGGCATTGGGGGCCGGATTGGTAGGTAGCCAGAAGCCTTCGGCGGCGCTGGGCAGCGTAGCCGAATCAAAGAACGGCATCAGGTCGAAGACTACCGGCCCGGCCTGCGTGCGCAACCCGGTATGGAAGTGCCCCATGGTAGCGGGGCCACTCAGGCCGCCCCAGGCCATGCTGAAGTGCACATTGCTCTGGTCCCGATCCATGCTCACGAAACCGGAGCCATAGCCAGGGCTGGTAACCGGCGTAGGCCGCTCCTGCGCACCATTGAGCGAAAACACGTAGCCTTCACGCGCCAGACGGTATACCTGCCCCCGGATTTCACCATTAGGGTTGGCCGCCGTATTGAACACCATATTCACTCCACCCTGCAAAAACAAGTTCACGGCGGCGGCATTGAGGCCCGTCAGGCTGACGGAAAAGGCGTTGGCCGTGCCGGCCGGAATGGTAACGTTAGTGAGTGGCGTAGCCGGATTTGCCTGCCCGGCATCGGCCTGGAACAGCGCCAAGCTCGTTGGGGCGCTGCTCAGGCCAGTATGCGCCACAAAAATCCGAAGTGTATCGAACGTAGAATTAAGCCGCAGGAAGGAAACTGCCTTGGCCGTTGATGTTACGGCCGGCACCATCTGGGCGCCATCGAAGCGGGCGTCGTGGCTCAGGTAACGGGCATCCCGAATCAATTGCCCCCGGATTTCGCCGCCAGGGTTGGCAGCGGTGTGCACATTAATGTAAATCTGACCAGCCAGCATTGCCGTTACAATAGCCGGCGTAGGCGTTACTTCGCCCTCAATCACATTGCCCGACACGAACGGCATCAGATCCAGTACCACCGGACCAGCCACGCCCGTAGCGCCCTGATGAAAATGCGCCATCGTAATTGGGCCGCTCAGCCCCGCTACCACCACCCGGAACTTCA
This genomic window contains:
- a CDS encoding CHRD domain-containing protein; protein product: MKQLLTRLLLLCTSLSSSTVFADHQRPHLLLGASLSGSQEVPAVATAARGAVSFTLNNTRDTLFISGAFSGLSGPVTMAHTHLGFRGVAGPVVTDLFRFIRGNRIQGYLTGADIDRTKLDRYLRGGYYINIHTAANPGGEIRGQIEIEKDEEFVASLSGAQEVPPVTTTAVGIGTFNLAQNQDKLKFRVVVAGLSGPITMAHFHQGATGVAGPVVLDLMPFVSGNVIEGEVTPTPAIVTAMLAGQIYINVHTAANPGGEIRGQLIRDARYLSHDARFDGAQMVPAVTSTAKAVSFLRLNSTFDTLRIFVAHTGLSSAPTSLALFQADAGQANPATPLTNVTIPAGTANAFSVSLTGLNAAAVNLFLQGGVNMVFNTAANPNGEIRGQVYRLAREGYVFSLNGAQERPTPVTSPGYGSGFVSMDRDQSNVHFSMAWGGLSGPATMGHFHTGLRTQAGPVVFDLMPFFDSATLPSAAEGFWLPTNPAPNAARPFTARRALQFRRDSVYVNLHTAANPSGEIRGQVFRGARDLSVVLSTQPAALVAESFATFPNPVQESATITFEARSAGSGTLVVADLLGRTVATQALAVRTGANRQTISLPGVAPGVYLLTVEVAGSKLVSRIVKQ
- a CDS encoding lectin-like domain-containing protein gives rise to the protein MKALFTFWQSGHFLKWYFPFAVLLGGLLGISGQAHAQFPRLETFRNSTATGWTIGGSAYLTDNGSTGGDAAGEGYLRLTQATTYQAGYAIDNSSFPATQGFSISFEYFAYGGTTPGADGFSVFLIDGSTQNFTIGASGGSLGYAQKTDIPGVSNGYIGIGIDEWGNYSNPTEGRNGGINSGSLTPDAVAIRGAGNGAGTDQYPYLTGTQSLPFSLDVATPRAQNGSSDYRRAFIDVIASGGTYRITIRIQHGTDVTTTISNYVVSAPPSTLRVGFSGATGGSTNIHEIRNLQIVLPPVAANDQAVTLLDTNVSFDVVGNDQAPGSSIDAASVDLNPSQSGIQNTYTVAGEGTFSVNAVGVVTFDPTPTFAGVVRIPYRVNSILNSTSNLANLTVRVATTCATPGKDGPGTLTASSILNTYFPGTASVAAGSSTVTVGTAAAGTTPISAGDLVLLMQMQGATITTANDASYGANNATGTGNSTTDFTAGQYEYGIAAADLPLAGGTLQLVGGLTRSYQNLDYDDASNPTGQRRFQVIRVPQFSDLDVSGTASGTPAWNGSTGGVLALDVAGLTSFASGSVVDLTAKGFRGGGGRATNGSTTAMGSDYRRGNSGAHGAKGEGTAGTPQFVYNGTGIVNGGLAGYRNGFTGRGAPGNAGGGAVDFTPASNSGNAGGAGGGNAGTGGLGGYGFGSSNTGAQALGGAAVALASTTRITMGGGGGAGSANGTGSGNSNFTAASGGLGGGILLLRTGTVSGTGTLRANGGNAPGTAADAEGAGGAGAGGSIVVLANLTSGLSNLTLQANGGTGGSANTAAAGNYGPGGGGGGGFVYTNGAATTSVAGGAAGRTSNGNVVFGATSGNAGTSFTTAGRGIPYTIAGAGGCLPELNTTLATSTPTLTRSGGAGSSVAPATYSLTVSNTGGGSATGVAARVTLPAGLFGYDASGPTSVTIWRADGSTFTPTGYTTPAGGTNTPAFGNIFLPSDATLLISFRATVAASALDEVFYQASAAVTYADPTRDQTTDLVSPGATYTSGGPVEGSNYASASNTTEDVRIARPLPVELAIFEAKASGTDALLTWVTASEKNNARFEVERSLNGTAFERIGSVQGQGTTSRRTSYRYTDGGVGKLGLQVVYYRLRQVDNDEGSSLSPVRVASFKVGKGVVSLYPNPAPAQATLDLTGLPTGVYQGEILDLTGRSILAMPLQGATTQQLQLTNLPAGTYLLSLRGQGQNLMLPLVHKQ